Proteins encoded together in one Paracidovorax wautersii window:
- a CDS encoding acyl-CoA dehydrogenase, with translation MAHAAFQWDDPFLIEQQLTDDERAIRDAAAAYCQDKLASRVLEQFRHEKTDVSIFREMGEVGLLGPTIPEQYGGPGLSYVAYGLIAREVERVDSGYRSMASVQSSLVMVPINEFGTEAQKQKYLPKLASGEWIGCFGLTEPDHGSDPGSMATRAYKTAGGYKLKGSKMWITNSPIADVFVVWAKEVSEGGAVGPIRGFVLEKGMKGLTAPAIHGKVGLRASITGEIVMDDVFVPEENAFPEVQGLKGPFTCLNSARYGIAWGAMGAAEFCWHTARQYTLDRKQFGRPLAANQLIQKKLADMQTEIVLGLQAALRFGRMKDEGIASVEGTSIIKRNNCGKALDIARMARDMMGGNGISDEFGVARHLVNLEVVNTYEGTHDVHALILGRAQTGIAAFA, from the coding sequence ATGGCCCACGCCGCCTTCCAATGGGACGACCCCTTCCTGATCGAACAGCAACTCACCGACGACGAGCGCGCGATCCGCGACGCCGCCGCGGCCTATTGCCAGGACAAGCTGGCTTCCCGTGTGCTGGAACAGTTCCGCCATGAGAAGACCGACGTGTCCATCTTCCGCGAGATGGGCGAAGTGGGCCTGCTCGGCCCCACGATCCCCGAGCAGTACGGCGGCCCCGGCCTGTCGTACGTGGCCTATGGCCTGATTGCCCGGGAGGTGGAGCGTGTCGATTCGGGCTACCGCTCCATGGCCAGCGTGCAAAGCTCGCTGGTGATGGTGCCGATCAACGAGTTCGGCACCGAGGCGCAGAAGCAGAAGTACCTGCCCAAGCTGGCCAGCGGCGAATGGATCGGCTGCTTCGGCCTGACCGAGCCCGACCACGGCTCCGACCCCGGCAGCATGGCCACCCGCGCCTACAAGACGGCCGGCGGCTACAAGCTCAAGGGCAGCAAGATGTGGATCACCAACAGCCCCATCGCCGACGTGTTCGTGGTCTGGGCCAAGGAAGTGTCCGAGGGCGGCGCCGTCGGTCCGATCCGCGGCTTCGTGCTTGAAAAAGGCATGAAGGGTCTCACCGCCCCTGCCATCCACGGCAAGGTGGGCCTGCGCGCCTCCATCACCGGCGAGATCGTGATGGACGACGTTTTCGTGCCCGAAGAGAACGCCTTCCCCGAAGTGCAGGGCCTCAAGGGCCCCTTCACCTGCCTGAACAGCGCGCGCTACGGCATTGCCTGGGGCGCCATGGGCGCAGCCGAGTTCTGCTGGCACACCGCGCGCCAGTACACGCTGGACCGCAAGCAGTTCGGCCGCCCGCTGGCTGCCAACCAGCTCATCCAGAAGAAGCTGGCCGACATGCAGACCGAGATCGTGCTGGGCCTGCAGGCCGCGCTGCGCTTCGGCCGCATGAAGGACGAAGGCATCGCCTCGGTCGAAGGCACCTCCATCATCAAGCGCAACAACTGCGGCAAGGCGCTGGACATCGCCCGCATGGCCCGCGACATGATGGGCGGCAACGGCATCAGCGACGAGTTCGGCGTGGCGCGCCACCTGGTGAACCTGGAAGTGGTGAACACCTACGAAGGCACGCACGATGTGCACGCGCTGATCCTGGGCCGCGCCCAGACGGGCATCGCCGCGTTCGCGTGA
- a CDS encoding LysR substrate-binding domain-containing protein, producing MHRHLPSTQALACFEAAARHQSYTRAAQELVLTQSAVSRQIQALEEFLGVQLFKRTRHGMVLTPAGTHYGRQVARWLQGLERDTLDVMAHQGRGGALSLAAVPTFATRWLIPRLPQLAQRHPDIVVHIETQTRPFLFADTSFDAALYAGTADQVANWPGVQAQLLMHEDVVPVCSPRLLEAAAPRGPGRAHQPVAPPVVARLPLLQQSTRPYGWRQWFEAMEVDAPRALDGPRYELFSMLAVAAAHGLGVALMPPLLIEAEIARGDLVVACARPLRGERAYYLVSPAQPQPPVLSAFAHWLQDMAAT from the coding sequence ATGCATCGCCATCTTCCGTCCACCCAGGCGCTGGCCTGTTTCGAAGCCGCCGCCCGCCACCAGAGCTACACGCGTGCGGCGCAGGAGCTGGTGCTCACGCAAAGCGCCGTGTCGCGCCAGATCCAGGCGCTGGAGGAGTTTCTGGGCGTTCAGCTGTTCAAGCGCACGCGCCATGGCATGGTGCTGACGCCCGCCGGCACGCACTACGGCCGCCAGGTGGCGCGGTGGCTGCAAGGCCTGGAACGCGATACGCTGGACGTGATGGCGCACCAGGGCCGGGGCGGGGCGCTGTCCCTGGCCGCCGTGCCCACGTTCGCCACGCGCTGGCTGATCCCGCGCCTGCCGCAACTGGCACAGCGGCATCCTGACATCGTCGTCCACATCGAGACGCAGACCCGCCCCTTTCTGTTTGCCGACACCTCCTTCGACGCGGCGCTGTACGCCGGCACGGCCGACCAGGTCGCCAACTGGCCTGGTGTCCAGGCGCAGCTGCTGATGCATGAGGATGTGGTCCCGGTGTGCAGTCCGCGCCTGCTGGAAGCCGCCGCCCCCCGTGGCCCCGGCCGCGCCCACCAGCCGGTGGCGCCCCCGGTGGTCGCCAGGCTCCCGCTGCTGCAGCAGAGCACGCGGCCGTATGGCTGGCGGCAGTGGTTCGAGGCCATGGAAGTCGACGCGCCGCGCGCGCTCGATGGCCCGCGGTACGAGCTGTTCTCGATGCTGGCCGTGGCTGCCGCGCACGGCCTGGGCGTGGCGCTGATGCCGCCGCTGCTGATCGAGGCCGAGATCGCCCGGGGTGACCTGGTGGTTGCGTGTGCACGGCCGCTGCGGGGCGAGCGCGCTTATTACCTGGTGAGCCCGGCGCAACCGCAGCCACCCGTGCTCTCGGCCTTTGCCCACTGGCTGCAGGACATGGCCGCGACTTGA